The following coding sequences are from one Nicotiana tomentosiformis chromosome 3, ASM39032v3, whole genome shotgun sequence window:
- the LOC138907799 gene encoding uncharacterized protein, with protein MGSLAIIPIDERPIASYIQALANQFVSLDVSEPSRVLAYVVSQSSLYDRIREHQYDNPHLLVLKDMVLYGDANAVSIRDDGVLRMHGQICEPNVDGLRALILV; from the coding sequence atgggtagccttgcaatTATTCCTATTGATGAGAGACCGATTGCATCatatattcaggccttggccaatcagttcgtgagtttagatgtttcggagcctagtcgggttctagcttacgTAGTTTcacagtcttctttatatgatcgcattagagagcatcagtatgacaacccccatttgcttgtccttaaagacatggTTCTGTATGGTGACGCCAATGCGGTTTCCAttagggatgatggggtattgcggATGCATGGTCAGATTTGTgagcccaatgtggatgggctacgtgcgTTGATTCTTGTGTAG